TCGTCCTGATGGGCCACGTCGACTACTTCGTGCTCGGCTTCTTCCTCGACTCCGACGACGTCGGGATCTATCGAGTCGGCTACATGCTGGGATCGGGGCTGATGATCATCTTCAACTCGCTGTCGCCCGTGTTCAAACCCCTGATCGCCGAGAGCCGGGACGATATCGAGCTGGTCGAACAGCGGTTCCGGATCATGGCCCGCTGGATCGCCGGTATCACCCTGCCGGTCGCCATCTTCCTCTCGCTTGGCGCGAGCTCCTACCTCGCCGTGCTGTACACGCCCCAGTACGCCGAGGCCGCGGCGGTCGTCGCCCTGCTGGCAGCCGCCTTCCTGTTCAACGTCACCTTCGGTGGCCCCGACGGCTCCCTGCTGCAGGGCCTTGGCTACTCGCGGTTCGTCTTCGCCAACACGCTCGTGCTTTTCGGGGCGAACCTGGTGGTCTCGTTCACGCTCGTTCCGTTCCTCGGCATGGAGGGCGCCGCGATCGGCTCGGCGACCGCCCTGTTTCTCGTCGGCGGGCTCACCCTCGTCGAGATCTACTCCCTCGACGGAATCCATCCCTTCACCCGGGACTTCGCCAAGGTCGTCGGCGCCGGCCTCCCGGCGACCGTCGCCGGCGCACCCGTCGTCTACGTCCTCGAGTCGGATTACGTGATCGCCGCCGTCCTCCCGATCGTCGTCGTCGGCACCTACGCAGGGACGCTCGTGCTCACCGACGCGTTTACCGACGACGACGCCCAGATGGCCGCGGCGTTCAGCCCGACGCTTCGCAAGTGGCTCCCCGTCGGCGGCTCCGGCCAGTGAGGTCAGTCGACGGCATCGGGCTCGTCTCCCGCGCCGGACTCCGCCCCGGGTCCACGGGCGTCGCCGTCCTCGTCGATGATCCCCTCGGTCCAGGTCCCCAGCCGGAACCAGCCGACGGCGACGACGAACGAGGCGACCATCCCGAACGAGAACGCCCACCAGATCCCC
This genomic window from Natronococcus occultus SP4 contains:
- a CDS encoding flippase; amino-acid sequence: MTDQDEGVTTLARQGSITFVGNVINGVLGFAIVMLMTRFVSPSVYGLFVLATSVILFMQVFANLGLPLAIDYFVPQHLDAGDRGKAKGVIVQVTATVLVTSSLVALVLALGAGALAEFFQEPPLRVGLLLLSVTIPMLAIYNVLLTSYYSIKKLQYRVIMRDLVRPIVRFAVTAGLLLAGFGLLGLVAGYIVGLFVAITVGAAVFTYKAWDLLTTEIELVATGPLVRYSVPLAMTSVVFVLMGHVDYFVLGFFLDSDDVGIYRVGYMLGSGLMIIFNSLSPVFKPLIAESRDDIELVEQRFRIMARWIAGITLPVAIFLSLGASSYLAVLYTPQYAEAAAVVALLAAAFLFNVTFGGPDGSLLQGLGYSRFVFANTLVLFGANLVVSFTLVPFLGMEGAAIGSATALFLVGGLTLVEIYSLDGIHPFTRDFAKVVGAGLPATVAGAPVVYVLESDYVIAAVLPIVVVGTYAGTLVLTDAFTDDDAQMAAAFSPTLRKWLPVGGSGQ